In a single window of the Rhodamnia argentea isolate NSW1041297 chromosome 2, ASM2092103v1, whole genome shotgun sequence genome:
- the LOC115755930 gene encoding ER membrane protein complex subunit 6, whose protein sequence is MRHSLSCLLSSLAQSRTLSLSLRSSPAPPVSFFFRSLTQRRRQSLPSPRLARRFAVEIKIVRDMGGHDESETSGRKESEEIDVPIFSGENMQSNMKVIYYSRTFMSIIGGVIAGILGFTGLTGFIFYFLVMAITSIGLIAKTGFSIHSYFTSWSQIIFDGFLGGLLSFVLFWTFAYDIVHIF, encoded by the exons ATgcgtcactctctctcttgtcttCTCTCCTCGCTCGCACAGAgtcgcactctctctctctctctccgcagcAGCCCTGCTCCGCCTGTCTCGTTCTTTTTCAGATCGCTGACCCAGAGGCGCCGCCAATCTCTGCCGTCTCCACGCCTCGCTCGCCGATTCGCCGTCGAAATCAAG ATTGTTAGGGATATGGGAGGACATGATGAATCAGAGACATCTGGAAGAAAAGAAAGCGAGGAGATTGATGTCCCAATCTTCAGCGGCGAGAATATGCAAAGCAACATGAAAGTCATATATTACAG CCGAACATTTATGTCCATTATCGGCGGTGTCATTGCTGGGATTCTCGGATTCACAGGCTTAACTGGGTTCATATTTTACTTTCTTGTCATGGCAATCACCTCAATTGGCCTTATTGCGAAGACCGGATTTTCCATCCACTCGTACTTTACCAGCTGGAGTCAGATCATCTTTGATGGTTTCCTGGGTGGGCTTTTG TCGTTCGTGCTGTTTTGGAC ATTTGCTTATGACATCGTCCATATATTCTGA
- the LOC115755863 gene encoding LL-diaminopimelate aminotransferase, chloroplastic isoform X2 yields MLKYPDAQVISLGIGDTTEPIPDVITSAMAKRSYALSTLEGYSGYGAEQGEKQLRAAITSTFYRDLGIGEEDIFVSDGAKCDISRLQVVFGSDVTMAVQDPSYPAYVDSSVIMGQTGQFQQDIGKYAKIQYMKCTPENGFFPDLSTVARTDIIFFCSPNNPTGSAATREQLTRLVKFAKDNGSIIVYDSAYAMYMSDDNPQSIFEIPGAREVALETSSFSKYAGFTGVRLGWTVVPKELLFADGSPVAKDFNRIVCTCFNGASNIAQAGALACLSPEGLSAMHEVIGFYKENTKIIVDTFSSLGFKVYGGKNAPYVWVHFPGRSSWDVFSEILGKTHVVTTPGSGFGPAGEGFIRVSAFGHRNNILEACKRFKQLYK; encoded by the exons ATGCTGAAATACCCTGATGCACAAGTCATTAGCTTAGGGATTGGGGATACTACTGAGCCCATTCCAGATGTCATCACGTCGGCCATGGCAAAG AGATCTTATGCACTGTCAACTTTGGAGGGTTACAGTGGGTATGGTGCAGAGCAGGGTGAAAAG CAATTGAGAGCTGCAATTACTTCGACATTCTATAGAGACCTTGGCATTGGGGAAGAAGATATATTTGTTTCAGATGGGGCAAAATGTGATATTTCTCGCCTTCAG GTTGTTTTTGGGTCAGATGTTACAATGGCTGTGCAAGATCCATCATACCCG GCATATGTAGACTCGAGCGTTATAATGGGCCAGACAGGGCAGTTCCAACAAGACATTGGAAAGTATGCAAAAATCCAGTACATGAAGTGCACGCCAGAGAATGGTTTCTTTCCTGATTTGTCAACTGTAGCTCGAACAGATATCATATTCTTCTGTTCACCCAACAATCCTACTGGCTCTGCTGCAACGAGGGAGCAACTGACAAGGCTTGTTAAGTTTGCCAAGGACAATGGCTCCATTATCGTCTATGACTCTGCATATGCAATGTACATGTCAGATGACAACCCCCAAAGCATATTTGAAATTCCAGGTGCCAGAGAG GTTGCACTTGAGACATCATCATTTAGCAAGTATGCTGGATTTACTGGCGTTCGTCTTGGTTGGACTGTGGTTCCCAAAGAGTTGCTGTTTGCAGATGGTTCCCCTGTTGCTAAGGACTTCAACCGCATTGTCTGCACTTGCTTCAACGGTGCATCCAATATTGCTCAAGCTGGTGCACTGGCATGCCTTTCACCTGAAGGACTATCG GCAATGCATGAAGTGATTGGTTTCTACAAAGAAAACACCAAGATAATCGTGGATACATTTAGTTCTCTTGGTTTCAAGGTATATGGAGGGAAAAATGCACCATATGTCTGGGTCCACTTCCCAGGGCGAAGCTCTTGGGATGTCTTCAGCGAGATTCTTGGGAAGACTCATGTGGTTACGACACCCGGCAGCGGGTTTGGACCAGCTGGGGAAGGCTTCATCCGGGTTAGTGCTTTCGGACATAGAAACAACATCCTTGAGGCTTGTAAAAGATTTAAGCAGCTATACAAGTGA
- the LOC115755863 gene encoding LL-diaminopimelate aminotransferase, chloroplastic isoform X1 has product MALQNHAISSSSSVFLAPSNLGSSRASNVSIAAKEIGVVRCVMTPYEEKTTYKTKVSRNANIAKLQAGYLFPEIARRKAAHMLKYPDAQVISLGIGDTTEPIPDVITSAMAKRSYALSTLEGYSGYGAEQGEKQLRAAITSTFYRDLGIGEEDIFVSDGAKCDISRLQVVFGSDVTMAVQDPSYPAYVDSSVIMGQTGQFQQDIGKYAKIQYMKCTPENGFFPDLSTVARTDIIFFCSPNNPTGSAATREQLTRLVKFAKDNGSIIVYDSAYAMYMSDDNPQSIFEIPGAREVALETSSFSKYAGFTGVRLGWTVVPKELLFADGSPVAKDFNRIVCTCFNGASNIAQAGALACLSPEGLSAMHEVIGFYKENTKIIVDTFSSLGFKVYGGKNAPYVWVHFPGRSSWDVFSEILGKTHVVTTPGSGFGPAGEGFIRVSAFGHRNNILEACKRFKQLYK; this is encoded by the exons atggctcTGCAGAATCACGCGATTTCTTCGTCTTCCTCTGTGTTCTTAGCGCCCTCCAACTTGGGCTCTTCCAG GGCTTCTAATGTGTCGATCGCTGCCAAAGAGATTGGAGTTGTCCGTTGTGTAATGACGCCTTATGAGGAAAAGACCA CTTACAAGACTAAGGTCTCCCGCAATGCCAACATAGCCAAGCTTCAAGCTGGTTACCTTTTCCCTGAG ATTGCTCGAAGAAAGGCAGCACACATGCTGAAATACCCTGATGCACAAGTCATTAGCTTAGGGATTGGGGATACTACTGAGCCCATTCCAGATGTCATCACGTCGGCCATGGCAAAG AGATCTTATGCACTGTCAACTTTGGAGGGTTACAGTGGGTATGGTGCAGAGCAGGGTGAAAAG CAATTGAGAGCTGCAATTACTTCGACATTCTATAGAGACCTTGGCATTGGGGAAGAAGATATATTTGTTTCAGATGGGGCAAAATGTGATATTTCTCGCCTTCAG GTTGTTTTTGGGTCAGATGTTACAATGGCTGTGCAAGATCCATCATACCCG GCATATGTAGACTCGAGCGTTATAATGGGCCAGACAGGGCAGTTCCAACAAGACATTGGAAAGTATGCAAAAATCCAGTACATGAAGTGCACGCCAGAGAATGGTTTCTTTCCTGATTTGTCAACTGTAGCTCGAACAGATATCATATTCTTCTGTTCACCCAACAATCCTACTGGCTCTGCTGCAACGAGGGAGCAACTGACAAGGCTTGTTAAGTTTGCCAAGGACAATGGCTCCATTATCGTCTATGACTCTGCATATGCAATGTACATGTCAGATGACAACCCCCAAAGCATATTTGAAATTCCAGGTGCCAGAGAG GTTGCACTTGAGACATCATCATTTAGCAAGTATGCTGGATTTACTGGCGTTCGTCTTGGTTGGACTGTGGTTCCCAAAGAGTTGCTGTTTGCAGATGGTTCCCCTGTTGCTAAGGACTTCAACCGCATTGTCTGCACTTGCTTCAACGGTGCATCCAATATTGCTCAAGCTGGTGCACTGGCATGCCTTTCACCTGAAGGACTATCG GCAATGCATGAAGTGATTGGTTTCTACAAAGAAAACACCAAGATAATCGTGGATACATTTAGTTCTCTTGGTTTCAAGGTATATGGAGGGAAAAATGCACCATATGTCTGGGTCCACTTCCCAGGGCGAAGCTCTTGGGATGTCTTCAGCGAGATTCTTGGGAAGACTCATGTGGTTACGACACCCGGCAGCGGGTTTGGACCAGCTGGGGAAGGCTTCATCCGGGTTAGTGCTTTCGGACATAGAAACAACATCCTTGAGGCTTGTAAAAGATTTAAGCAGCTATACAAGTGA